In a genomic window of Nyctibius grandis isolate bNycGra1 chromosome 4, bNycGra1.pri, whole genome shotgun sequence:
- the LOC137662858 gene encoding pulmonary surfactant-associated protein A1-like: protein MLSYSSYMLTAAAALLVTCHALRKCPGIPGLPGVPGLPGRDGLKGQPRLPGLIGPSRSLMGPPGRDGLPWLQGLPDSLDTELHNVLVNLEHRLSRLEGVLTLNGKIREVGEKILASNGKEVDFASALESCEEAGGTLATPMNEEENKAILGIVKQYNRYAYLGIKEGETSGQFKYVNGTPLNYTKWHQYEPNGKGTEKCVEMYTDGSWNDKKCNLYRLTICEF from the exons ATGTTGTCTTACTCATCCTACAtgctcacagcagcagctgctttgctggtgACTTGCCATGCACTGCGTAAATGTCCAGGAATTCCTGGGCTACCTGGTGTCCCTGGACTGCCTGGAAGAGATGGTCTGAAAGGACAGCCACGTCTACCAG gtCTCATAGGACCCTCTAGAAGCCTGATGGGGCCTCCTGGAAGAGATGGTCTTCCATGGCTGCAAg GTCTACCCGATTCTCTGGACACTGAACTCCACAATGTTTTAGTAAATTTGGAACACCGACTTTCCAGACTTGAAGGCG TGCTTACTTTGAATGGGAAAATAAGAGAAGTAGGAGAGAAAATACTTGCCAGCAATGGGAAGGAAGTTGATTTTGCATCTGCACTAGAATCCTGTGAAGAGGCTGGAGGAACTCTTGCAACTCCTATGAATGAGGAGGAGAATAAAGCTATTTTGGGTATTGTGAAGCAGTATAACCGATATGCTTACCTGGGCATTAAAGAGGGTGAGACTTCAGGTCAATTTAAGTATGTAAATGGCACACCTCTGAATTATACCAAGTGGCACCAATATGAGCCTAATGGCAAAGGGACAGAAAAATGTGTAGAGATGTACACTGATGGGAGCTGGAATGACAAAAAATGCAACTTGTATCGCCTCACAATCTGTGAATTTTAA